A window of Candidatus Krumholzibacteriia bacterium genomic DNA:
CGAAGGGCCGGACGTGGTCGATCTGCAGATCGCGCGTGGCCGCACACCGCGTGCCGTCGCCGGCGACGTAGCTGCAGCGATGCCCGTCGCGCTCGAAGACCGCGGCGCGCGTGGCGGCCGGCACGTGGCGCGAGCGAGGACGGGGT
This region includes:
- a CDS encoding HNH endonuclease signature motif containing protein, which translates into the protein PRPRSRHVPAATRAAVFERDGHRCSYVAGDGTRCAATRDLQIDHVRPFALGGSHKAKNLRVLCARHNRRVGELIFGTRPRGTPQFTRDRPCRT